Within Paenibacillus sabinae T27, the genomic segment CATGATTCCTTTGGCCAGCATGGTTTCAAGCTCGTTCCGTGCGTAAGGATGCGAAACTATGTCATCATAGCTGTAGCGAAGAGCCACCACTGTATAATATCCAAATCCGTCGAATGTCGCGGTTATCGTTTTGCTGCCGGTGTTGACAATGCCGCCCATGTTATACCACGTACTATCGACATTCTTCCAAACTGACAGGCTCGTGTTGACCGCATTTACGATATTTGGATCATACTTCAAGGTGATCGTTCCCTGCTGGGTGGGCTCCATCCATTTACCCACATGGCCCGAGAAAAATTCATTGTTGGTCTTGTAAGGATCGGATGCGGAAATCGTGGAATAATCGTTAATCGGCTTACCTTGGACAAAATAACCGGCGTCGATCCAATACAGGTTGGAGGCATAACCGTAGTGAAGCATTCCGGTTGTTAGATAAGTCGTGGCCAAATTCTTCGCATCTATTTCTTTAATGTCTCCATCCAGATAAACGCCCTTCGCATTATCCCATTCCCCAACCTGATTATACTGCTTGATGGTGCGACCATCCTGTTTGTCCGCAATGCCAAGCAGGATATATTGATCGTTGAACAGATTGATTTGACGAGTGTTGGTCGATCCCGGGGTCGGCGTGGCATCTCGCAGCATGGTTCCTTTCGGGAAATTCAGCACAACCGAGTTCTGGAACGCCGTCAGCTTGCCGGCAGAAGTCAGGGTCGTCTTCAACTGCGCGCCCTGCAGCACTTCATCGGAATAGGTGATATCAAACGAGCCGTTTGTTTTGGTGGTGCCCGATGTGATCGTGAATTTGATCGTATTCTTCCCTTTTTTCAGACCCTTGACTTCCAGTCTGAAAATGTCCACTTTGGGGTCCTTAACCATCGGCGTTTTGCCAATAAGGATACCAGAGGCTCCTTCCGCCAGAATACTAACGTTTACGAAATTTTGTTTAATGACGCTCTCATTCGGCAGCTTGGGCGACAGAATGGAGTAAGGCGGAATCTCACGAGTAATCAACAGCGACTGCGTTACCGTCGAGGTATCAAGTCTTGCCGTAATGACGATTGTACGCAGTCCCGTCTTTGGCAGCTCCTGCTTCTGAAGAGTAAATTCCCCGCTTGGATCCATGGTGGAATTAGTAGGAGGAATCAGTACCTTGGAGCCTACCCCCGAACCGGCCTCGGTCGTCCATGCAGAGCCGTTCCATTTAGCGGTTACACTCTGCACCCCATCGACCACAATGACAATTTCCTTGGCTTTAGCCGCATAGAACTTGATATCCGCTTCCGTCTGATTGGTCGTGAACTGGAGAGCGTCCGTCTCTACGAATAAATGGTTTGGATCGGACAGTTCCCCTATCGGCAATGGAACGACATTTCTTAATACCGGTAGATCATCCGGGAACAGATAGACCGTTACGTTAGTAGATACCGGCACTCCATTCGCCTTGCCCGTTACGACAATTCTGTTCGGACCGGTGACAAGCTTTGGAGAGTTTGCTTGTATCGTATAAGTGAAATTGAAAGGTGATGCTGTATCATACACCGGAGCGACTGTCGTCCCGTTAATTGAGATAGATACGGAAGGCTTTTCTACAGATGTAAAATTAACCAAGCGTCCCGTAATTGAAGTGAAATCCTCAGCGTTTGTAAACATTTTGTTGTTATATAGGTTGGTCAGCTCAATATACGGAGCCGAGATATAATTCAGCGTATAAGTTCGTGAATCAATTTCCTTTGGGGGGCTATCGGGACTCGAGAGCGTAACCTTTAGCACTTGCTCTCCATTAGGCAGTCCCGTGATTTTGTACACTTTATAGCCGTCTATCGTTTTGAATTCTTCTTTGCTGAACTGAGCGATGTTGGCTGTCCCGTTCTGTAGGGTAGTAATGGATAGCCGGGAAGCAGCGGCCGCGTCACTGGTCTTAACCACCAGCCATAGCGGAAGCTCGAACAAGGATGTATTGCCACTGAATTCGCCGGAAGACGAATACGATACAATTTTATTGGTCGTATCGATTACACTCGGACTGTAAACCTGCTCCACATCCGTAATATAAGCGGTCTGATCGTTATGGAAGGTGAACGTCACCGGTGTAATAGACTTTCCGTCATAGCTTAATACATTACCGGTAACGGTGCTGTAAAAGCTTATGGTATAAACGCCGTTATCGGTTAGAGAAATAGGTGCGGCCGAATCGGCTGCATAATTAAATGTAATGTAATCATTGTTCGAAGAAACTGAGGTGGAGATTATGGTAGCCGTCCCGTCACCGCCGTCAACGACCGATCCGTCCAAGGTCTTCTTGACTTGATAAGTAAAAGTGGTTAATTTGGGTGTACTGGAATCATCGGATGTCTTAAAGGTAATGGAGCCCGACAATTTTCCTTTTAATTCGCCAGTTGTAGTATTGGACGTGACACCGCTGTTGTCTACGATAGTTGAACCTATTTTGGTATTATGGGGCGTGCCGGAGCCTACAGGCGCATACACGACCTCGCGGGAGATGGAATATGTGCGTGTTCCGCCGTCTGTTGTCGCCACAAAGGTAAGTTTGTTCAATCCGGCGACCAATGGGAAATCAGCAATGACAAATGTCGCGCTGCCACCGCTGTACATTCTGGTGCTGTTAATCATTACTTCAGAAGCGTTTGGAGCTTCAAGGGTGAGAGTCAGCCCTGCCGTATTAACCAGTGTGGGGATGCTTTCAGAGAGCGGCGTGCCGTCCACCAGTTGGATATTGTAAATAGCTGGGACATTCGAGAAATTAACGAAAGCCTCGCTGCTTGCCAAACTTCCGTCGCTTTTGGTTCCGTAGACCGTCACCTTGTTAAGACCCTGAGCCAGTTTGACATTCGGAAACTTAAAAAACTTCTCATTGCTGATGAGCGGTTTGACATCCGCGCCGCTGGAACCGGGAATTTCTTTCGAATCCACAATGCTAACCACTTCATAATACATGCTGTCGGCGGATACTCCATTGAACGAACCCTCAACATCCACCGTACTCGTATTAACAGTCGTCGGTGAGTTCTGGTCCGTACTGAATTTGGTAAAGGTAAAATATTGCCCTGTCGCGGCATACGCCGCTCCCGATGCCGAAAGAGTCGACAGCAGGATTACGGCCGCCATAATGAAACTGCCTATCGACTTGAATCTGTTTTTCACGTATGAAACCTCCTACTGCTATTTTGGTTTGGGTCTAGGACGCAACATCTTCCGTGCTTAATCCATCCTCTTTTATTTTATCGGCTAAGCTTAATCTATTAATTAGCAATTTTAGCAGAACAATAAAAAACCCCATTCGAATGAATGAGGTTTCAGGAAAGATATGAGTCCGATAAAGACGCTTCATTATATATATCAGGATTTTGAGCCTTTCTCCGCGCTTACTTTCAAAAATACCCGGGAAAGGAAACTCAGCAGCGGCTTCTTGGTTTGTCCAACCAAACCGATAATCTCGGCGCCGATCTGCAGGAAGAAGAGCATCACACAGATGACTACGAATGTAACCCAGTTCGCTTCATACAAAGCGGATGAGGACTGGATAACAGCCAGGATTCCGAAGAAGCCGGCAATGCCGTAAATGATAAGCACCGTCTGACGGTGACTGAAACCCAGCTCGCGAAGGCAATGATGCAGATGGCCCTTGTCCGGTGCAAAGATCGGTTTCTTCTGCAGCTTGCGGCGTACGATCGCGAAGAACGTGTCCGACAGCGGCACACCAATAATAAGCAGCGGCGTAATAAAGGAAACGACGGCGATCTGTTTGAATCCGAGCAGTGCCAGCATGGCCAGGCAGAAACCGAGGAACAGAGAACCTGCGTCGCCCATAAAGATTTTGGCCGGATGGAAATTGAAGAAGAGAAAACCCACGATGCTGCCGAGAAGCAGCAGACAGATCATGGCAACCATCACATTGCCCATCAAGAAGGCCATCGTCGCAACTGTAGCAATAGCGATACCCGAAACGCCTGCGGCCAGCCCGTCCAATCCGTCGATCAAATTAACGGCGTTCGTGACGCCGACAATCCAGAAGATCGTAAGCGGAATAGCGATCCAGCTCTCAAGCGAAGAATAGGTATTGTTGAAAGGAATATTCACAAAGTCCACGGTAATATTAAAGCCAAACACGACGATGCAGGCTGCGACAATTTGACCGAGCAGCTTCACTTTGGCCGATAACTCAAACTTGTCGTCAAGACTACCAAGCAGCACAATAAGACCGCCGCCGCTAAGCAGCGCCTTGATGAAATTAACATCCCGCGTGGAGAACTCGTAAGGAACAAACGGCGATATGGCAAGCAGTCCTAACACAAACGCCAGAAAAATACCCAGGCCTCCAAGGCGCGGCATAATTCTCGTGTGCACTTTGCGGGCATTCGGCACATCCGTGGCGCCAATGGCAAGAGCGAATTTCTTGACAAGCGGCGTCAAGCATAGTGCAAGTCCCATGCATACGATAAATCCGGCGATGTATATGATTAACATTGGTCTAGTCAACCCCCATTTCTCTACCGCATTGAATTATACTCCGTTCCAAAAACAAATTCCAATTCCGTTTTCAGGCGATTTTCGATAAATAATCGATAAAAATCCGCGTTTTATCCGTATTATGTGACGCTATCTTTTTCCCGCATCACTTTTACTGCGAATTTCGGCAGCGCAAGCATTCTTTTGTAACGGGTCGGTTCTTTGAGAAGGCGGTAAAACCACTCCAGACGAAGTTTTTGGAATGCCAGAGGCGCCCGTTTCGTTTTGCCGGAAATGACGTCAAAGCTTCCGCCGACCCCCATCATGACCGGAATGCCCAGCCGCGATTTATGCTTCGCGATCCAGGGCTCCTGAGTATCGGCGCCCCGCGCGACAAACAAAAGATCCGGTTTCGCCTCTACGATCGTCGCGACGACTTCATCATCCTCCGCCGGACCGAAAAATCCGTCGCGAAAACCGGCGATGGTCACTCCGGGATATTGCATTTGTAACCTGCTTGCCGTCTCGCGAATCACTTCGGGGGTCGATCCAAGCAGATAGACTCTCCAGTGATAGTGTTCTCCCTCTTTCATCAATTCATGTAGCAAATCGTAACCGGGCACCCTTTCCTTGACGGGATTGCCGCCGCGTTCGGCCGCCCACACCACTCCTGTGCCGTCGGGAACTACCAGTTCCGCGGATACCATGATCTCCTTATAAGCCGGATTGTCCAAGGCGGCCATAACCATGATCGGGTTCGCCGTGATCACCTGGTGCGGCGCCCTGGACTGAATGGCTTCAATTAAATAGGAGAGGGTTTCCTTCATATCCATTTTGGAAACAGGTATACCAAAAATCGTTACCGTAGGCACTGCGCCTGCGTCTTTCACTATAGATCACCCTTTATGGCTTAGATATTCAACAATTCGCCGGGCGGGAGCTTCCGCCTCATGGATTAAAGCGTCAATCCGCGTCTCCCGCTGTTCCCGCCAAGCCGCGCCGTCCTTCAGAAGCGTAACAATCTCACCGGCGAGGATTTCACTGTCCAAGGAAGCCGTTGTGCCGACGGGACGGCTGTCGATCCGGCTTAAAAAATGATCGATCTTGGGATCGTACGATATCCCGACCAGCGGCACGCGCCGTCCGGCGGCATAAATGAGGCTGTGCAGCCGCATGCCAAGCAGCACGCTGCATGCCCCGACTTCGCGCAGCATGGTCTGCGGATGGTCGGCTTCTTCGCTTAGGCTGACGGCGCTGCCGTTATCAGCGATATCGCCAAGCTTGTCCATACAGTATTTCGACGCCTCCGTATCGGAAGGAAGATGGAACGGCAGAAACCGCAGATGCACCGGAAGGGTGCGGCAGACCTGCCGCAAACCTTCCGCGATGGCATCCAGCTCCCGCTGGTCCTTCTCCCAGTAACGGACGGAGACACCGATGATCGGGAGATCCGGTCTCTCCAAGCCGGTATCGCCGCCGGAATCCGCCACAGGCTGTCCCTTAATTGCGCGTCCGGGAGCCATTTCTTCCGGCAGCGTCAGACCCATGACGGGATCGGGCACCACCTGCACATCGGTCTGCCGAAGGCCCATGGACACTAGCAGTTTCCTGGATTGTTCGTCACGCACGGACACGTAGGCGCATTTGCGGAATACCGATTTGATCATTGGATGGAACAACTTCCGCTCGACCGGCCCGATTCCCTGGGCATAGATGAAGGTCGGTTTGCCCATCCATTGGGCGAGCTTGATAACGCCGAGATAATACGGAATCGATTTACCGCTGGTCACATCCTGCAGCAGGCTTCCTCCGCCGCTGATCAGACCCGAGCTTTCACCTATAGCCCGGCGAACCTCTGCCAGCTTCATGCGGTGCACCGCCTCGACGCCGTAAGTGGCGGAAGTCCATTCCGGATCGATGGACAATACAACCGGTTCAATCGATATCCCCGCCGCTTCGGATTGACGCTTCAAAGCGATCAGGATCGATTGAAGCACCGCTTCATCTCCGCTGTTGCGGAAGCCGTAGTAACCGGAGAGCACTATTTTTTGAGCTGGGGCAGCCATCGTTTCAAACATCCTTCCGCAATTTGCCATACGATTACCGCGATCACGCCAATGATAAGCCCCAGGCCTAGTCCAAGCAGACCGCGGACAAGCGAAATCAGAACAGGCGAATGAATATGCGCGAACGTATCCACCATGGAGAGCTGACCGATTACGGCAACAATCATTAGATAAGCGGCGTTCCGGTATTTAAGGGCCAGAAAAGAGCCAAGAATAAACACAGGATGGGCGAGCAAAAACTCCTTGCTGCGCGGTCTCACGCCGAAGCTATTTTCCATAAAGTTCCGGAAGGCCAGCTCGTAGGAACTGGCGGTTCCGCTGTTCCCGGTACGGCTCAAATAATACAAGCCTATTATCCCGAGCACCCCAGCGGCAATAACCATCGCCAGCGTGACCGGCGTTCTTAACAGCTTGCCCGTTTTATTCAGGGCGAACTCGCCCCGGTACAAGAGCACATAAATGGCCACAAGCCCGATCGGAGCGATATGCAGCAGACTGACTCCCCTGAACTGGTTCAGCACCAGGCTGTAAGTAATATTATTCAGCAGGGCGATAACGAAAGGAACCGCACTGAGTGAGATTACGGCTGTCTTTACGTATAATACAAGGCTTTGAACCAAGCGCCGCTGCGGATTCATGATTCCGTGCACGGCCCCGGAATGTCCTTCCCGCACCGTTGTCGATCCCTGAACGGCCAACTGGGGACCGGATCGGTTGATTTTGCGAACGGCCAGCACCGTCGCAACGGTCGGAGCGCTGATGGCAACCGCAAGAGCGAGCGCTTGTTCAAACAGCACAGGTTTCACAAGCAGCAGCCCCGCGCTTCCGACCAATCCGAATGCCCAGGCCAAAAGCGTCAGCCACGGGATGAAATAAGAGATCATCAGCGACACCATCGCTACGGCTCCAATAACAGCGACCAGCTTGAAATAACGTTGGAACGGCGAGTCCACAACCTCGAAAGCGGTAGCTTGTCCCAGCGTAAAACCGTTGGCCTCGATCTTGTCGATCGCTCCACCCTGCTCGCTCAGACTGGTCACCAAATTGTCCACCGAATCTTCAATCTGCGCCTTGGCGGTATTTCTTGTAGGGGCGGTGTTCAAGTACAGCATGCGGATATTGCGGTCCTTGGTCGCGAGCGCAAAACGGTCGGCGATAACATCCGGCTTCAGCGTCGAATCGTTCTCGCTCAGTGAATACAACCGGGTCACATTGTAATCGAGCAAATAGGCAAGCTTGTTGAACCCTTTTTGCTGCTCTTTAAGATTCTCGATGGTCGCTATGCCGATGCCATTCTGTTTCAACAGCTCCGCAAAGGAAGCAATGCTCTGCTTGTCCTCATTGTCATTAAACCCTTTGACCGAATCGCCTTCGAACAGGATTCTCTTGACTCCAAGGCTTTTAAACCGTTCAATCAGGCGATTCATCGCTTCTTCATTATAAGGAAGGGAGTCCACAAGTCGGGGAACGATATGGAATCCCTTATCATGCAGAGTTATGAGCGTTGACTCGTCCGGCGCCATCGGTTTTAACAGCGCATCCTCGACCGGCGTTTCAATAATCAGGCCCGGCTGGCCGCGAAAATTCCAATCCTTCACCGGAGTTCCAAGATTGTCAAACGTATCCCGAATCGTCGGCGCAAGCGCATCGGCATTGTCTTTGCTTGTAAAAAGCACATACGTATAATTCTCGTTCTCCGGAATGACGCCATCCGTCAAGTTGGCGATATCCTGCGCACCCCAATACATGACACGACGGGCTTTGCGGTAATCCTCAAGTGTGCTTTCATATACAGCCATGCTCTGTACGCCGGCTTCTTTAAGCCGGTCCAACTGCCGGGATATGTAGTCCTGCGGGTTCGCACGGTAGCTCGCGGCGTCCACGAGATCCCGATAATCGAATACAATTTCCACCGTCTTGGATGATTTCTCAGTCTGTAAACGGTCATAGACCACCGGCAAAGCTCCAATCAGGCCAATTACAACCACGATCCACAGCCATTTCCGGGAATTCAGGTTCCAACGCTGCCATTTGTGCTGCACCAAAAGCTCCTCCTCTTTCCATAAACGAATCTCTATACAGAAGACAACCCCACAAAGTAAGGACTTGGCTTCGAAGCCTGCTCATGTACTTTACGGGGTCCCCGAAAAAAGAAACGGCTTCGCCCTTCATATCGAAGAGCGGCACCCGTTTCCCGTAAAAGAGATTCAAATGATTCCTTATTATTTACTCAAGCCGTCTACTCGTCCCATGACTTCCCCGGTGAGAGCGGCAACCTTCGATTTGGCATCCTCAAGCGACTCGCCGCGCACGGCGAAGTATACTTTAATCTTGGGCTCAGTGCCTGAAGGCCGCAGGCAGAACCAGGAGCCGTCGGCAAGCAGATATTTCAGCACATTCTCCTTCGGAAGTCCATTCAGCCCGAGAGAGTAATCCTGCACCTCGTTTACGCCAATACCCGCGATCTCTCTAGGCGGGTTCTGCCGCCAATCGCTCATGATGCCCTGGATTTGGGCGACCCCGTCCTTGCCCTTGAGCGTGCGGGATTCCAGGCTTTCGAGAAAATAGCCGAACTGCTCATAGAGCTCCTGCAGCACGTCGTAAAGGGTCTTCCCTTGCGCTTTGTAGTAGGCTCCCGCTTCCGCGATCAGCATGGAGGCCAGAATTGCATCCTTATCGCGGGCATAGTTGCCTGCAAGATATCCATAGCTTTCCTCATATCCGAACAGATATGTGTATTCGCCCGACGTTTCAAACTGCGTCATTTTTTCACCGATGTACTTGAAGCCCGTCAGCGTGTTAAACACCGTTGCCCCATAATGACTGGCAACCGCGGCGCCCATTTCGCTCGTTACGATCGTCTTGACTACCGCGCCATTGCTAGGCAGCTTGCCCAGCTCTTGCAGCCGGCTCAAATAGTAGTGGATCATCAGCGCGCCGGACTGGTTGCCGGACAGAACAACGAATTTCCCTTCCGGGTCGCGCACGACGGCGCCCATCCGGTCCGCGTCCGGGTCAGTTCCGATAAGCAGGTCGGCCCCAAGCTCCTCGCCCAGCTTGATCGCCAGCGTAAAGGCTTCCCGCTCCTCCGGGTTAGGCGATTTCACCGTGGAGAATTCGGAATCCGGCTGTTCCTGCTCCGGCACTATAACCACGTCGGTAAAGCCAATCTTCTTCAGTACACTGCGCACCGGAAGATTGCCCGTTCCATGCAGCGGCGTATATACGATTTTGAATTTGCTTCCGAGACCGCCGGCAATGTCCGACTTGCCAACACTGACCGCCGCAACGGTATCGGTGTAGGCTTCGTCTTCCTTCTCGCCCAGCCAATGAAGAAGTCCGGCAGCTTCAGCCTCTTCCTTCACGGCGCGCTTCACGGCGTTAAAGGAATCGATCTGGAATATGTAGGATATCACCTTCTCGGCTTCATCCGGTACAAGCTGACCACCTTGAGCATTATATACTTTATACCCGTTGTATTCCGGAGGATTATGACTCGCCGTAATGACGACCCCGCCTGTAGCTTCCAGATGGCGCACGCTGAAGGACAGCTGCGGTGTGGAACGAAGAGAAGGATACAAATAAGCTTCGATTCCGTTGCCTGCCAGAACCAGCGCGGTTTCCAGCGCGAACTCTGGGGAGAAGCGGCGGGAGTCATGAGCAATAACTACAGATGGACGGCCCTCGCCTTTATGCTGCTCCAATATAAAATTGGCGAAACCTTGAGTTGCTCTTGCTATCGTATAGCGGTTCATCCGGTTGCTTCCTGCGCCGATCACGCCGCGCAAGCCGCCTGTTCCGAATTCCAAATCCCGGTAGAAACGTTCTTCCAGTTCCTGCGGATCATTTTCCAGCGCCCGAAGCTCCTGCTTGGTGGTCTCGTCAATCGATGGATCTTGCAGCCAGCGTTCCAGGGTTTCTGCAGCTTTTGGACTCAATTGGGTCATAAAAAATCTCTCCTTCTTCAGGTATGATTTAATTCAGCGCAAACATAATTTCGCCTTCGGCCACAACTTTGTCTTCCACTTTGGCAACTGCTTTCCCTTTGCCGATACTTCCTTTAAGACGCGTAATTTCCACTTCGAGCTTCAGGGTATCCCCCGGCACTACCTGTCCGCGGAAACGGAAACCGTCCAGACCCGCCAAAAAGCCGATTTTGCCGCGGTTGGCTTCCACGCCCAGGATCGCTACTGCCCCAACCTGCGCGAGAGCCTCCGTAATCAGCACGCCGGGCATAACGGGGTAGCCTGGAAAGTGCCCTGTAAAAAAGGGCTCATTCACCGTGACATTCTTAATGCCTACAGCCCGTTTCCCCATTTCAATTTCGATGATTTTGTCCACCAGCAGAAAAGGGGGACGATGGGGGATAATTTCCTGAATTTGATTGACATCCAACATGTAACCTTGCTCCTTCCGGTTCGAGAGAAGGGCTTTGAAAACAGCCTCTCTTTGGTAAAGGCCTCTTATTCCCGCCGGCATGCATAAATAAAGCTCCCTTTGGCAAGAACTATACTTATCCTTCACCAGCTGCAGAAGTGGAGGTTGAGATAAGGGGCTTCTCCCGCTGGATAAGCGGAGAGGGGCCCTTTTTGATCTCCAAAGCCCCCAATCATTATACATTTTCCAGTATAAAAAAGAAAACTCCCTTGTACAAGTGTACAAGAGAGTGCATTATCCTGGTCTTTACGGAGCAAACACCAGATCGTATACATGCTTCCAGGTGCTCCATTGGAACACATCACTCCATTCCTTATGGCCGAGGACGACGTAACCAGCTGTCAGACCGCCGCCCAGGGATAGCACCAGCAGCAAAGGAATCAGAAACCATTGAATGATTGTCCATTTCGATCGTTTGCGCCTGATCGGCGCATTCTCTTCGGTCTGCTGTTCTTGTTTCAAACGATCTTCTTTCAGACGGCTCATTCCTTCACCTACCCGCGCATATTATTTGCCAGACCAAGCATTTGGTCTCCGGAGGAAAGGGCTTTGGCGGCAAGCTGATACGTGCGCTGAATCTGCAGCATTTCCGTCATTTCTTTGTTCAGATCCACATTGGACTGTTCAATCCAGCCCGACCGAACGGCCACTCCAGCCTGCTCACCGGGTCTTCGTTGCACGAAAGCTTGTCCCGCCGTCACGCCGCCCGCAAGGACAAACCTTCCTCCGTCCACCGCTTGCAATACCTCGCTATTCTTTGGTTCGACCAGCATCAGACGACCTGCTAAAGCCGGCGGATCGTTCTCGTTACGCTTCATCCATACATTGCCTGCCTCGTCAAAGGCCACGCTTGTCCCCGCTTGAACCGTTAGCGGATTCCCCTGGGTGTTCAGCACCGGATTGCCCGTATTGTCCACCAGCATCATATTGGCCGGATTGGTATTATCGGGCGTAAAATGGAAATCCCCCTGACGGGTATACGTCGTTTCGCCGTCCACTTGAACGGCGAACAAGCCGTTTCCTTGAAGCGCCAAGTCGCTGGGATTGCCGGTTTCCTTCAGCGCTCCCTGCTCCCAGCTCATGGTGATCCGGGGTATCCGCATCCCGAAGCCGAGATCAAAGCCGAGCGGCATGGTACGTCCCGCCAGCTCGTACTCCTTCGACTGCTGCTGAACCCGGGTCAGCACATCTTCAAAATTACCTTCCTTGCTCTTATAGCCTGCCGTATTGACGTTGGCGATATTATCGGCGATAAGATCGAGCCGCTGCTGAAGGGCGCCCATGGAGACGGCCGCGCCAATCGTGGAATTGTTCATCGATCCTTAACCTCCTATACTCTGCCGACATCGTTGACGGCCTTTTGCAGGCTGCTGTCGTAGAACTGGATAACCTTCTGGTTCGCTTCGTATGCCCGGAAAGCCGCGTTCAGATCCACAGCTGCCTGTGTTGCATCAACATTGGAGCCTTCAATGTATCCTTGGCGGACCTGCATATTATCTCCCGCATTCGCATAACGCACTCCCGCAGCTGCAGCATCGTCGACGTGAAAGACACCATTTCCGTCACGCACCAGTTCCTGCGGCCTGGTAACGATACTGATTCCGAGGCGAGCGCCGGATGGAGCGCCGGTCGAGGCATCAAGAAGATTGCCTTCCCCGTCCACCTTCAGGTCGCCCTCCGTACCACTCAGTATCACCGGTTGACCATTCGTACCAAGCACCTTGTACCCACCGGAACTCAGCAGTTCACCCGCCGGACTTACGTTAAAGCTGCCGTTTCGCGTAAAGAACGTGTTTCCATCGTTATCTTGAACCGTAAAAAAAGCCTGCGGCTGGTAAATCGTTTCGCCTTGATTGCTGATATATTTGCCGGAGCCGTCAAAAACGATATTCCCTCCCGTGGCCGGATCGGTCAGACGCAGATCGGCAGACAGCGCAAAATCCGTGGTCTTGCCGCTCTCAATCAAATCGCCTTGCAGATACTTGGATATGGACTGCTCGGCGAACACGCCCGTGTTCATTCTGCCGATCGGCTTCATCGTTCCGCGCTCCATAGAGGAGATCAGCACTTCCGGGAAGGAATGGCTGACGCTTTCGACCTGCTTGTACCCCGTCGTATTCAGATTGGCTATATTTTGCGTAGCCGTATCGTGTCTGCGCTGCTGTGTCACCATGCCGGCCGCCGCCGTATATAACCCTCTTATCATAAAAGGCGTTTCCCCTTCCTAAGAACCGCAAAAGC encodes:
- a CDS encoding S-layer homology domain-containing protein: MKNRFKSIGSFIMAAVILLSTLSASGAAYAATGQYFTFTKFSTDQNSPTTVNTSTVDVEGSFNGVSADSMYYEVVSIVDSKEIPGSSGADVKPLISNEKFFKFPNVKLAQGLNKVTVYGTKSDGSLASSEAFVNFSNVPAIYNIQLVDGTPLSESIPTLVNTAGLTLTLEAPNASEVMINSTRMYSGGSATFVIADFPLVAGLNKLTFVATTDGGTRTYSISREVVYAPVGSGTPHNTKIGSTIVDNSGVTSNTTTGELKGKLSGSITFKTSDDSSTPKLTTFTYQVKKTLDGSVVDGGDGTATIISTSVSSNNDYITFNYAADSAAPISLTDNGVYTISFYSTVTGNVLSYDGKSITPVTFTFHNDQTAYITDVEQVYSPSVIDTTNKIVSYSSSGEFSGNTSLFELPLWLVVKTSDAAAASRLSITTLQNGTANIAQFSKEEFKTIDGYKVYKITGLPNGEQVLKVTLSSPDSPPKEIDSRTYTLNYISAPYIELTNLYNNKMFTNAEDFTSITGRLVNFTSVEKPSVSISINGTTVAPVYDTASPFNFTYTIQANSPKLVTGPNRIVVTGKANGVPVSTNVTVYLFPDDLPVLRNVVPLPIGELSDPNHLFVETDALQFTTNQTEADIKFYAAKAKEIVIVVDGVQSVTAKWNGSAWTTEAGSGVGSKVLIPPTNSTMDPSGEFTLQKQELPKTGLRTIVITARLDTSTVTQSLLITREIPPYSILSPKLPNESVIKQNFVNVSILAEGASGILIGKTPMVKDPKVDIFRLEVKGLKKGKNTIKFTITSGTTKTNGSFDITYSDEVLQGAQLKTTLTSAGKLTAFQNSVVLNFPKGTMLRDATPTPGSTNTRQINLFNDQYILLGIADKQDGRTIKQYNQVGEWDNAKGVYLDGDIKEIDAKNLATTYLTTGMLHYGYASNLYWIDAGYFVQGKPINDYSTISASDPYKTNNEFFSGHVGKWMEPTQQGTITLKYDPNIVNAVNTSLSVWKNVDSTWYNMGGIVNTGSKTITATFDGFGYYTVVALRYSYDDIVSHPYARNELETMLAKGIMKTKDANEFGVYENMTRGEFATMLVKIMGISLDYDPNNLTFSDVVKYSDYHWDYRYIETAVRKGLVKGTAPRVFSPNRALSREDAAVMIARAMNLKLGTIEKDLTTLQKLFTDTGSIVSSYSVPSILAVYKAGIISGIENKLVAGQKKITYRFDPQAKFTRADAAVMAQRMMIKMKKL
- a CDS encoding glycosyltransferase family 4 protein; protein product: MLIIYIAGFIVCMGLALCLTPLVKKFALAIGATDVPNARKVHTRIMPRLGGLGIFLAFVLGLLAISPFVPYEFSTRDVNFIKALLSGGGLIVLLGSLDDKFELSAKVKLLGQIVAACIVVFGFNITVDFVNIPFNNTYSSLESWIAIPLTIFWIVGVTNAVNLIDGLDGLAAGVSGIAIATVATMAFLMGNVMVAMICLLLLGSIVGFLFFNFHPAKIFMGDAGSLFLGFCLAMLALLGFKQIAVVSFITPLLIIGVPLSDTFFAIVRRKLQKKPIFAPDKGHLHHCLRELGFSHRQTVLIIYGIAGFFGILAVIQSSSALYEANWVTFVVICVMLFFLQIGAEIIGLVGQTKKPLLSFLSRVFLKVSAEKGSKS
- a CDS encoding WecB/TagA/CpsF family glycosyltransferase, which produces MDMKETLSYLIEAIQSRAPHQVITANPIMVMAALDNPAYKEIMVSAELVVPDGTGVVWAAERGGNPVKERVPGYDLLHELMKEGEHYHWRVYLLGSTPEVIRETASRLQMQYPGVTIAGFRDGFFGPAEDDEVVATIVEAKPDLLFVARGADTQEPWIAKHKSRLGIPVMMGVGGSFDVISGKTKRAPLAFQKLRLEWFYRLLKEPTRYKRMLALPKFAVKVMREKDSVT
- the csaB gene encoding polysaccharide pyruvyl transferase CsaB, with translation MAAPAQKIVLSGYYGFRNSGDEAVLQSILIALKRQSEAAGISIEPVVLSIDPEWTSATYGVEAVHRMKLAEVRRAIGESSGLISGGGSLLQDVTSGKSIPYYLGVIKLAQWMGKPTFIYAQGIGPVERKLFHPMIKSVFRKCAYVSVRDEQSRKLLVSMGLRQTDVQVVPDPVMGLTLPEEMAPGRAIKGQPVADSGGDTGLERPDLPIIGVSVRYWEKDQRELDAIAEGLRQVCRTLPVHLRFLPFHLPSDTEASKYCMDKLGDIADNGSAVSLSEEADHPQTMLREVGACSVLLGMRLHSLIYAAGRRVPLVGISYDPKIDHFLSRIDSRPVGTTASLDSEILAGEIVTLLKDGAAWREQRETRIDALIHEAEAPARRIVEYLSHKG